Genomic window (Argopecten irradians isolate NY chromosome 2, Ai_NY, whole genome shotgun sequence):
attttcagtttatattttgCTTTAACAACTGCAGATACAGCTATATGGTCATATTCAGCAACGATCAATTCATATTAGGCAAAGATCACCAAGCTTTCGAAACGTCGAATAGAGACAATACGACAGTAGGTAGAGGGCAATGGCTTTGAAAtgatttcaatatttacattccCGATACCGCCAATTTATTGCGCAATAACATATCAACATAAAATACCAACAGAATTCCGCCATGTTTATATATCTATCTTGTGATCTATTCTAGTGCCAAAATGATTTCTACAGTTGTTATGTTTCGTTAATACCGTGCCTCACCAGTGTGTGAGTTCCGTGAGATAATATCGTAAGACATTTCTGAGGCGACGTACTTATATAACCCCAAACGTCTTGAACTATTATTAGCTATTAGTCAGTGACTTTATGTCAAAGTTAAATTCATAATGACTTCTCTGATATCCAGCCGTAGCAATAGAAATAGTACATGGTCAGATGTTTTTGTCATGTTATGAAATTTGGTATAATCAGTAAAATGCGTTTATGAACTTTGCTATTCCGTTGTCAGTACAAATTTCCAGTTTGCTATTGAGCATTCGCGCATAATGATACATTCTGCTTCTGTTGAGCGCTTATAATAATgggggttgggggtgggggacgacttgttcgcccgttgtcagaatAACATGATCGAATTGGGTGTGTTGTTTGATGTCTTCGGCAACATACTCCATAGATATAGCTCTATCAAAAAGGcgaaagttccactatacaagaagacataacacgaaaaACCGTAGTCTCTCAAACAAGCACCACACATTTCATACACgtaacacatcgcatacatgggaggccgtccttacatgaccgttGCCGGTTATTTAATCAAAGTTAACCATACCGCACCCTTCGTGCGGAGAAAGGTGGAGAATATATTTAGCATTACAATTACGAAGGTCATATTCAGGTTGATTTaagaaaatcatacaaaaattcGAAGATATTGCCATTTTTATGAAACAGAATGAAtaccaaaataatatataaagatTACTTTATACAGGATATTTTCTCTTTGGCTAATGTCTccatttattgaaaatattaatgatcCGAAATCCGTGATAATTTTAGGTGTGGCTATTTGATAGTCGAGGTCAATGTTTATACGGAATTCCAACTGGAACTAACAGTCACGACGTGTATGTGAAGTGGTCATCTGCTGGTTCGAGAAGTCATGGTCACTTGATTGATAGGTGAGGCTAGTATAAAACTGACCACTGTTTAAGAGCCCACTTCATTACCCAGGGCGGCAATCAACAGgtaagaaatataaatatgcaaactatattcaattttgaattgaaaaatCGAAatcaagatttaaaaaaaaagaaacaaaacataagTCATTTTTACGCAGTGATTTTACACAATATATTAATACACACATCGttttattgaaaaaagaaaagaaaaaatattgcgTTGTTCATCACTCTCAAATTCCtgataatttaaaatgaaattcagaaattatacatatatattcgtTTTCGAAACATCATaccttttttttattacttatgCATACCgtatatttaatatttgtttcaGCGGAAAATGAAGTGGTTTGGAATACTCTTGTTAGCAGTGCCTTTGGCCATAGCTGCCCCCGAGAGGAGGTCCACAAATCCTTTCTTAGGTGCAATTTGTAAGTTGAATATAGGTAGTAAGAATTACCAATAACAAGTCGGTAGCTTGcatcaatgtaaaaatattgGGATATACGATTTTACGTTGGTTCTCTGTATAGCAAAAATATTGGGATCCATGATTTTTCGTCGATTATTTGTaaagcaaaaatgaaaaaaaatatgattgagGACACTCAGAAACACGAAATAATGCGTAGTACTGAAAGTGCTGTTAAGTTTCAATGGCATATCTTATTAAAAGcataatatataattagatCTTAAAGCTAAGACAAAGGTTGTGAAATTCGTGTGAAAATCCATCCTATGTGTGAACCATGTATCAAGATGGGttaacaaatataaaagaaatgtaGCACCTTTGCCCGGGTAATAGTGAAACATCCGAATATCCGAATATTTAACGGTGCATTTAACGGTTGTTATTTATATTGAACTCAAAACAGTTATAATTCacctacaaaataaaatattaatattacagATTTCTAAACATGCAGAAATTCATACATTACATACAGCGTAGGCCGTTCTACGACCTTGGCTGATAATATATATCTGCAAAAtgttaaatttgataaaaatattttgattttcgATACGCGGTTTCCTACCATTAACAAGGTTTGCTTTGGTGACGTCATGAATATGCGAAATTCGCCTTTTTTGGAAAGGGTTGCCAACACCATCAATCAGAAAGTTGTATGTTTAGAACTACATGACTATGAAAAAGTTTGCAGAATATATACAAATTCATCTCGTTCTTTCGGTTTCGTATTTTCatagtaaatattttccatGCCGACGAGGTAAAGACCATAGTACAGGACCTTTACCACTCCATGGGGACTGATGAGCGTGAAGTCGAATGCGAGGCCGAATGTAACAAACTTGTTGATAGCCAACTTTCTTCTGGATCTCTTAACACTATTGGCCACACTGCCTGTCCTCTGATCTGTCACTCGTAAGTCTAGGTTTTCATTGTATCAAAATACCACAGGGTCTGTCAGAACTATCGGATAAATGAATGTCGTCTATTCTAATTtgttacatttgtttatttacatgaaatatcaGTTCTCAGATTTACATTGACAATTCTTAGCTCTGAACGTATAGACTTCATTTTGCTTGTAAGTGTTTCATAGACGGTTGCAAAAGCTTGTAagtgttttattgtttatagtaTATCCAAAGTTTCCTAATTTTCCCTTATGCTCTGTTAGATATTGTATGGAGTAATTTCATACAAAGATATATTTAATGGGATAAACATGTGTGAAAATAGTCCATGCAGCCTACCAAACGACGTTTGCAGTTTTTTTAGTTCTGTTCTATGCaatataattgttattatttttcgttCAATCATTGACCATTGCTTTTTCCTCATTTCTTCTTTATTGTTTTTCTATATTGAGTTTTGGTGATTTTAATATCATGTTTCATCTATCGTTTTACTACGTTCTCTCCATGCTATGTCTTTCAATCGTATTATCCTAGCATATTGATGACATTCTGGTTTCAGCTACCAAGAACTAGTGCATTACTTTGATGTAACACCGCAGACCGCCGCCGCCGCTCCAGCCAAGAGGGCTTTGAATCCCTTCCTTTCATCAATCTGTAAGTGTCCACATTAAAAATCGTACCTTTTAAATTCTGAACTATTTTAGAGAAAAGCCTTAACGTTTTAATCACCAAagcaaagaaaatattgtttatgtcgggtattacaaataattatgaGCACATTAGATTAAGCAAGGTGGCCAgttataaaatgtttcatttcttttttcataatGATTGTTAGGATTTTGGATTTCCTCttcataaaacttttaaacttattttctgttttgtccagtaAACGTGTTCCACGCTGATGAGATCAAGACCATTGTCACAGATTTGTACCAGTCCATGGGAACTGATGAGCGTGAGGCCGAGTGTGAGTCTGAGTGTAACAAACTTGTCGAGAGTCAGGCCACTGGCTCCCTCAACACCATTGGACACACTGCCTGTCCCCTAATCTGTCACTCGTAAGTTATGTTCGATATGATTGATGATTTTGATTGGCAGTAATGTACTTAATGCCCTATTGACAAATAAGTTAATTTAAAGACAGAtagatatatcataattatattatattatatttctaaCCACGAAATTAACTTTATTATCCACTACCCATCCGAAACggcttttgtttttttaaatggaaatgaAAAACGAGATTGATGATTTTGTCGCAAAAGTTATTGACTTAATGTTAACACtgcacgtatcatcaccttctaaacaatTGTAAAATTACATGCGaatttcataacgcgggtcgcaTAATGTTTCCCGCCATCGTCCTAATCCTTATCTTAGATTAACGAAATacattttcatatgttattGATTATTGAGGTAGTGAGAAAACTGTTTTGAAAGGTTGTTTCGGAAAGGAGGTGGGCCTTTAGATACGAAGCATCTTAACTCAACATATgtcattacatataatggaTATCATTACATAACCTTTCCAAATTTGGTCTTCGCAACATTGAAAGAAAGATGAACCTATACGGTTTTTATCACCATCTAAAGATTCCAGGAACTCGTCCATCATTTCGACATCAACCAACAAACCGCCGCCGCTCCAGCCAAGAGGGCTTTGAATCCTTTCCTGTCATCCATCTGTAAGTTTCCACGTTTAAAATCATACCAATTTAAATTAGCGATGACTattttagcaaaaaaaaaacaaaacattactatattcattaaaaagatCTTGTTTTAAGTCaggtgttattttttttcaaacagaaGAGTTAGAgattttgattttcataacaAGTTTTTTCCAAGGACAAAACCCTAAACCTGATGCTTCAATTTGCAAATTCAAGCAATGAATGAAATTCTAAATCTGAAACTAATAAGCAGTTAAGAGTCTGTAAAAATGATGTAGTTAATAACTCATCTTTATATCATCGACAAAAACGTCTTTTGCCTTTACATACACATTTTATCTTCATGATACCAGTGGTATGTGTATTTGAAGCAGACACAGGATATGGCTTATTTATATAAGTTCATAAGGGATGAAATACACGATCATTCACTTTGCGTACATCGTGTACTGTTTCTGTTTGGCCAGTGAATGTGTTCCACGCTGACGAGATTAAGACCATCGTCACAGATTTGTACCACTCTATGGGATCTGATGAGCGTGAGGTCGAGTGTGAGGCCGAGTGTAACAAACTTGTCGAGAGTCAGGCTACTGGCACATTGAACACCATTGGACACACTGCCTGTCCTCTGATCTGTCACTCGTAAGTAATGTTCgatataattgatattttttaattaactgCAATGTACTTAATGTCCTATTGGCAAATAAGGTAATTTAAAGACAGATAGATATATTAGATTTCTAACCATGGAACTAACTTTAAGATCCACTACccttccgaaacggcttttgttttataatatggaaatgaaaAACGAGATTGATACTATTTTCGCAAGGATATTGACTTaatgttaatactacacgtctcatcaccttctaaacaatttaattaaaaattaaattaaatgtgaATATTCATAACGCGGGTCACATTATGTTTCCCGCCCTCGTTCATATCACGGCGCGTTAGTTGATTGTCACTGCGTTAAACGCCAAAATATCGAAATGAATCCTTACTGTAAACATGGATTACGCACgaaaaaaacattgtttggtattgtaacctcatTTTAGACCATCGACACTCATATTCAtatgttattaattttaatgaaactattttttgttttgtttcggaaaggtttTGTCTCTTTCAATTAGTTAAATTTGAATTGAATACGCGTGTTTAGATGGAATGGATATCGTGccgtaattttcaaaatttgcaaTTTCCAATGGTTGAAGAAAGATGAACCTATAAGCTTTTTATCACCATCTAAAGATTCCAGGAACTTGTCCATCATTTCGACATCAACCAACAAACCGCCGCCGCTCCAGCCAAGAGGGCTTTGAATCCCTTCCTGTCATCGATATGTAAGTACCCACGTTTAAAATCATACCAATTTATATTAGCGATGACTATTTAAGCAAATAAACATTACTCTATTCATTAAAAAGATGTTGTTTTAAGTCAggtgttatttttttcactcaGAATAGTTAGAGATTTGGATTTTCATAACGAGATTTGTCCAAGGACAAAACCCTAAAACTGATTCTTCAATTTGCAATTCAAACAATGAATGAAATTCTAAATCTGAAACTAATAACAAGTTAAGAGTCTGTAAAAATGATGTAGTTAATAACTCATCGTATATCATCGACAAAAACGTCTTTTGTCTTTACATACACATTTTATCTTCATGATACCAGTAATATGTGTTTTTGAAGCAGAAACAGGATATGGCTTACTTATATAAGTTCATAAGGGATCAAATACATGATCATTTACTTTGCATGCAGCGTGTACTGTTTCTGTTTGTCCAGTGAACGTTTTCCACGCTGACGAGATTAAGACCATCGTCACAGATTTGTACCAATCTATGGGAACTGATGAGCGTGAGGCCGAGTGTGAGTCCGAGTGCAACAAACTCGTCGAGAGTCAGGCCACTGGTTCCCTCAACACCATTGGACACACTGCCTGTCCTCTGATCTGTCACTCGTAAGTAATGTTCgatataattgatgttttttaaTTACCTGCAATGTACTTAATGCCCTATTGGCAAATAAGGTAATTTAAAGACAGATAGATATATTAGATTTCTAACCATGGAACTAACTTTAAGATCCACCACccttccgaaacggcttttgttttataatatggaaatgaaaaacaagattgataatattgtcgcaaaagttattgacttaatgttaatactacacgtaacatcaccttctaaacaatttaattaaaaacaaaattaaatgtgAATATTCATAACGCGGGTCACATTATGTTTCCCGCCCTCGTTCATATCGCCGCGCGTTAGTTGATTGTCACTTCGCCAAACGCCAAAATAGCGAAATTAATCTTACTGTAAACATGGATTACGCacgaaaaaaaacattgtttggtgttgtaacctcatcttagaccatcgacattcattttcatttgttatcaattttaatgaaactaatatttttttgtttcggaaaggttgTGTCTCTTTCAGTAAGTAACATTTAAATTGAATACGCGTTTTTACATGAAATGGATATCGTGccgttattttcaaaatttgtaattTCCAATGTTTGAAGAAAGATGAACCTATACGGTTTTTATCACCATCTAAAGATTCCAGGAACTCGTCCATCATTTCGACATTAACCAACAAACCGCCGCCGCTCCAGCCAAGAGGGCTTTGAATCCCTTCCTGTCATCCATCTGTAAGTACCCACATTTAATATCGCACcatttaaattgataataaCTATTTTAGAGAAAAGCATTACACAATTCTTCATAACATGTTGTTTTAAGTCAGatattgaatttgttttcaCACTTATTACACGCAATAATTATGAATTTGGATTTGATATTCACATAACCGTAAAACTGATGCTTCTGTTCCCAACTAAAAATGAATCCATTTCCAAACTTAAACAAACTGATAAGCAGTTAAGAGTCTAGTGACTAACTCATTTATATCTCATCACAAAAGCGTAACTCTTCTCGGCTTCTGCCTTTgcatatacattgtaacttCAGGACGCTATTAGTAGAATGTGTAGTTGAAGCAGAAACATAATTTGGCTTACTATATAGGTAACAACCAAAGGGATCAAATGCATAACTATTCACTTTGAATACAGCGTATACTGTTTATGTTTGACCAGTGAACGTGTTCCATGCTGATGAGATCAAGACCATCGTCACAGATCTGTACCACTCTATGGGATCTGATGAGCGTGAGGTCGAGTGTGAGGCCGAGTGTAACAAACTCGTCGAGAGTCAGGCTACTGGCACATTGAATACCATTGGACACACTGCCTGTCCTCTCATCTGTCACTCGTAAGTAATGTTGGCTATAAGGGATGCTTTTGACCGGTTGTATGGACCTAACGTCCTATTGACAAATATGGCCATCTATGGACGGACTCACTTGTATGccgtgtgttgcgtgtatagATGTCTGTAAAATGTGGGAGAATGCGTTATATTCGATATTTGTCTCTCTACAATAGTGCAATCTCGTGCCTATTTAATATCGATAAAACAATACACCAGAGTTACAAGGACAGCACACCCAACCTGGTTGCATTATGCTGACAACGGGATAGCCAGTCCAATTATTATTCATGCGAACGCTAAGCAACAGCAGACAAATAATATCTTTAACGAATTTGTTGTGATATCGATTCATGTCAGAATGTTAATGTGGTTACTTTTTTCTGAAAAAGATGGTCCTCTACGTTAAAACTGTCTCGAATTATTTCCTGCATTTATTGGTATTCAAAATGAGTTAGATATAGCCTCTGAAACTTAAACTTTTTGTCTGCATGTACAGATTCCAGGAACTCGTCCACCATTTCGACATCAACCAACAAACCGCCGCCGCTCCAGCAAAGAGGGCTTTGAATCCCTTCCTGTCATCCATCTGTAAGTATACACGTTTAAAATCGTActatttaaatgatataagTATTTGAGATAAAAGCATATTACACGATTCTCTACCAAaggataaaaaaatattgttttaagcCAGGTAAAAAGTTTTTTTCCAAAGTCAGAAATATCTTAATTTGATACTTCTATTTTCAACTAATATGCAAGTAATAAACAGATGTAGCGTCTCTAATAATGATGTCGTTTGTTTTCTATACTATCGATATACCAAAAACTTTACCCTTCTGGTATTCTGCCTTTGCATACACATTTCAACCTTAAGATACGAAGGTGCTGTTCGTAGTGCACGCAGATGCACATGACTTACTTATATATAGGTAGTTCCTAAGGGATCAAATATATGACCATTCACTTTGCAAACTGATAACTGTTTCTGTTTGACCAGTGAACGTGTTCCATGCTGATGAGATCAAGACCATTGTCACAGATCTGTACCACTCCATGGGATCTGATGAGCGTGAGGTCGAGTGTGAGGCCGAATGTAACAAACTTGTTGAGAGTCAGGCCACTGGCACATTGAACACCATTGGACACACTGCCTGTCCTCTGATCTGTCACTCGTAAGTAATGTTGGCTATAAGGGATGTTTTTGTCGGTTTCTTGTCTTGTGAACACTTAATGACGACAACCGTGCGTTGCGTGTGTGGATGTCTGGTACATTTATACGGTATATTTCAGTTGTGCCTCCCTCCAATAGTGGAATTTCCTGCATTAAGCAAATTTTTTCAAAGAGaagttacatacatgtatctgtctATCAACGAACTGTCTTGAATTATTTCCTGTTTTTGTGGTATTCAAAATGAATTTGACATAGTTTCTGAAACTTGAAATGATTTTGCTTTctcttttattttgtttttaattttcaattttctgttATAATTGAATATATAGATGTGGTGATATATTCCGTACCGATGGTTTGATTTCGATCTGTTTTTAGTTCACAAATATTAAAGGTCTTAGCACGAAACACTTGAAAAtcgtaacatttatatatctttcATTTCTTTTAATGTTATGGATAGCATAACGTGTTTTCACAATTTGTGATATTCAAAGTTGAAAGTTGAACGTATAGGTTTTTATCACCATATGCAGATTCCAGGAACTCGTCCATCATTTTGACATCACCCCTCAGACTGCTGTTGCTCCGGCTACTGGTACCAGTGCTAAACGCTCTTTTGGATCAACCTTCATGAACTCCATCTGTAAGTTGTATACTGAAATACTTCAGCACAGTActttaaagaaacttttaatcATTGTAACCCTAATTTAATGTGATACTACGATGCAAATAAAACTATTCTATTTTGTTCTGGATCTTTCTTGTTGAAATTAATTGAAACtgcatttgattttattattcatATGTGTTCAATTGAGGAAACTTTGACATATGTCTGAAATATCACATTTTGAATTATTaacgaaaaaaatgtaaaagaggATGCAAACAGAAgtttataatgatttttatctatttttgtaAACTATAGTCTCTATGGCGTTTCTTTTTCTCTACAAGTGAACGTGTTTCACGCTGACGAAATCAAGACTATCGTCACTGATCTGTACCACTCCATGGGATCTGATGAGCGTGAGGCTGAGTGTGAGAAGGAATGTAACAACCTAGTTGACACCCAGTTCAGCAGTGGAACGACCAACACTCTTGGCCACACTGCCTGTCCCCTGATCTGTCATTCGTAAGATCACAGTTAATCTCTTTTCTCAGTCGAACAAAATATGCGTGCGgatttaaaattttcataattcatTTAGTTTTTCCTACCGTCTGTGATATCGTTGTTTTTCCTTTCGAAACTAATATAAAGCAACCAGGTTAGGTGCGTTGTTTGGTGTCTTACGTAGTGAGTTAGAACTATAGAAAGAACAAAGCAACACCAAACGAATACACCACAGCATTACAAAAATAGACGTTCACACTCTAGCAGTACATGGCATCCAGTTTGACCGTCCTTAgttgaccctagctgttaagaCCAGGGAACCAACCATTGCTCTTTTAATAATGGAACTCGTGCATTTAGAAgtgttatttctaacatgctTTGATTCTTTGTTATctataatatatttgaaaa
Coding sequences:
- the LOC138314344 gene encoding uncharacterized protein isoform X6, whose amino-acid sequence is MKWFGILLLAVPLAIAAPERRSTNPFLGAILNIFHADEVKTIVQDLYHSMGTDEREVECEAECNKLVDSQLSSGSLNTIGHTACPLICHSYQELVHYFDVTPQTAAAAPAKRALNPFLSSILNVFHADEIKTIVTDLYQSMGTDEREAECESECNKLVESQATGSLNTIGHTACPLICHSFQELVHHFDINQQTAAAPAKRALNPFLSSILNVFHADEIKTIVTDLYHSMGSDEREVECEAECNKLVESQATGTLNTIGHTACPLICHSFQELVHHFDINQQTAAAPAKRALNPFLSSILNVFHADEIKTIVTDLYQSMGTDEREAECESECNKLVESQATGSLNTIGHTACPLICHSFQELVHHFDINQQTAAAPAKRALNPFLSSILNVFHADEIKTIVTDLYHSMGSDEREVECEAECNKLVESQATGTLNTIGHTACPLICHSFQELVHHFDINQQTAAAPAKRALNPFLSSILNVFHADEIKTIVTDLYHSMGSDEREVECEAECNKLVESQATGTLNTIGHTACPLICHSFQELVHHFDITPQTAVAPATGTSAKRSFGSTFMNSILNVFHADEIKTIVTDLYHSMGSDEREAECEKECNNLVDTQFSSGTTNTLGHTACPLICHSFQELVHHYDITPQTAVAPATGTNVRRSLGSSLLTSILNVFHADEIKTIVTDLYHSMGTDEREAECERECSNLIETQFHAGSLNTIGHTSCPLICHSFQELVHHFDIAPTSANPAPATSTNKRALNPLVSAVLNIFHVDEIKTIVTDLYHSMGSDEREAECEKECNNLVDTQFSSGTTNTLGHTACPLVCHSFQELVSHFDIASQTAPVSGTSQA
- the LOC138314344 gene encoding uncharacterized protein isoform X3, which gives rise to MKWFGILLLAVPLAIAAPERRSTNPFLGAILNIFHADEVKTIVQDLYHSMGTDEREVECEAECNKLVDSQLSSGSLNTIGHTACPLICHSYQELVHYFDVTPQTAAAAPAKRALNPFLSSILNVFHADEIKTIVTDLYQSMGTDEREAECESECNKLVESQATGSLNTIGHTACPLICHSFQELVHHFDINQQTAAAPAKRALNPFLSSILNVFHADEIKTIVTDLYQSMGTDEREAECESECNKLVESQATGSLNTIGHTACPLICHSFQELVHHFDINQQTAAAPAKRALNPFLSSILNVFHADEIKTIVTDLYHSMGSDEREVECEAECNKLVESQATGTLNTIGHTACPLICHSFQELVHHFDINQQTAAAPAKRALNPFLSSILNVFHADEIKTIVTDLYHSMGSDEREVECEAECNKLVESQATGTLNTIGHTACPLICHSFQELVHHFDITPQTAVAPATGTSAKRSFGSTFMNSILNVFHADEIKTIVTDLYHSMGSDEREAECEKECNNLVDTQFSSGTTNTLGHTACPLICHSFQELVHHYDITPQTAVAPATGTSAKRSFGSTFMNSILNVFHADEIKTIVTDLYHSMGSDEREAECEKECNNLVDTQFSSGTTNTLGHTACPLICHSFQELVHHYDITPQTAVAPATGTNVRRSLGSSLLTSILNVFHADEIKTIVTDLYHSMGTDEREAECERECSNLIETQFHAGSLNTIGHTSCPLICHSFQELVHHFDIAPTSANPAPATSTNKRALNPLVSAVLNIFHVDEIKTIVTDLYHSMGSDEREAECEKECNNLVDTQFSSGTTNTLGHTACPLVCHSFQELVSHFDIASQTAPVSGTSQA
- the LOC138314344 gene encoding uncharacterized protein isoform X1, producing MKWFGILLLAVPLAIAAPERRSTNPFLGAILNIFHADEVKTIVQDLYHSMGTDEREVECEAECNKLVDSQLSSGSLNTIGHTACPLICHSYQELVHYFDVTPQTAAAAPAKRALNPFLSSILNVFHADEIKTIVTDLYQSMGTDEREAECESECNKLVESQATGSLNTIGHTACPLICHSFQELVHHFDINQQTAAAPAKRALNPFLSSILNVFHADEIKTIVTDLYHSMGSDEREVECEAECNKLVESQATGTLNTIGHTACPLICHSFQELVHHFDINQQTAAAPAKRALNPFLSSILNVFHADEIKTIVTDLYQSMGTDEREAECESECNKLVESQATGSLNTIGHTACPLICHSFQELVHHFDINQQTAAAPAKRALNPFLSSILNVFHADEIKTIVTDLYHSMGSDEREVECEAECNKLVESQATGTLNTIGHTACPLICHSFQELVHHFDINQQTAAAPAKRALNPFLSSILNVFHADEIKTIVTDLYHSMGSDEREVECEAECNKLVESQATGTLNTIGHTACPLICHSFQELVHHFDITPQTAVAPATGTSAKRSFGSTFMNSILNVFHADEIKTIVTDLYHSMGSDEREAECEKECNNLVDTQFSSGTTNTLGHTACPLICHSFQELVHHYDITPQTAVAPATGTSAKRSFGSTFMNSILNVFHADEIKTIVTDLYHSMGSDEREAECEKECNNLVDTQFSSGTTNTLGHTACPLICHSFQELVHHYDITPQTAVAPATGTNVRRSLGSSLLTSILNVFHADEIKTIVTDLYHSMGTDEREAECERECSNLIETQFHAGSLNTIGHTSCPLICHSFQELVHHFDIAPTSANPAPATSTNKRALNPLVSAVLNIFHVDEIKTIVTDLYHSMGSDEREAECEKECNNLVDTQFSSGTTNTLGHTACPLVCHSFQELVSHFDIASQTAPVSGTSQA
- the LOC138314344 gene encoding uncharacterized protein isoform X4 is translated as MKWFGILLLAVPLAIAAPERRSTNPFLGAILNIFHADEVKTIVQDLYHSMGTDEREVECEAECNKLVDSQLSSGSLNTIGHTACPLICHSYQELVHYFDVTPQTAAAAPAKRALNPFLSSILNVFHADEIKTIVTDLYQSMGTDEREAECESECNKLVESQATGSLNTIGHTACPLICHSFQELVHHFDINQQTAAAPAKRALNPFLSSILNVFHADEIKTIVTDLYHSMGSDEREVECEAECNKLVESQATGTLNTIGHTACPLICHSFQELVHHFDINQQTAAAPAKRALNPFLSSILNVFHADEIKTIVTDLYQSMGTDEREAECESECNKLVESQATGSLNTIGHTACPLICHSFQELVHHFDINQQTAAAPAKRALNPFLSSILNVFHADEIKTIVTDLYHSMGSDEREVECEAECNKLVESQATGTLNTIGHTACPLICHSFQELVHHFDITPQTAVAPATGTSAKRSFGSTFMNSILNVFHADEIKTIVTDLYHSMGSDEREAECEKECNNLVDTQFSSGTTNTLGHTACPLICHSFQELVHHYDITPQTAVAPATGTSAKRSFGSTFMNSILNVFHADEIKTIVTDLYHSMGSDEREAECEKECNNLVDTQFSSGTTNTLGHTACPLICHSFQELVHHYDITPQTAVAPATGTNVRRSLGSSLLTSILNVFHADEIKTIVTDLYHSMGTDEREAECERECSNLIETQFHAGSLNTIGHTSCPLICHSFQELVHHFDIAPTSANPAPATSTNKRALNPLVSAVLNIFHVDEIKTIVTDLYHSMGSDEREAECEKECNNLVDTQFSSGTTNTLGHTACPLVCHSFQELVSHFDIASQTAPVSGTSQA
- the LOC138314344 gene encoding uncharacterized protein isoform X5, which gives rise to MKWFGILLLAVPLAIAAPERRSTNPFLGAILNIFHADEVKTIVQDLYHSMGTDEREVECEAECNKLVDSQLSSGSLNTIGHTACPLICHSYQELVHYFDVTPQTAAAAPAKRALNPFLSSILNVFHADEIKTIVTDLYQSMGTDEREAECESECNKLVESQATGSLNTIGHTACPLICHSFQELVHHFDINQQTAAAPAKRALNPFLSSILNVFHADEIKTIVTDLYHSMGSDEREVECEAECNKLVESQATGTLNTIGHTACPLICHSFQELVHHFDINQQTAAAPAKRALNPFLSSILNVFHADEIKTIVTDLYQSMGTDEREAECESECNKLVESQATGSLNTIGHTACPLICHSFQELVHHFDINQQTAAAPAKRALNPFLSSILNVFHADEIKTIVTDLYHSMGSDEREVECEAECNKLVESQATGTLNTIGHTACPLICHSFQELVHHFDITPQTAVAPATGTSAKRSFGSTFMNSILNVFHADEIKTIVTDLYHSMGSDEREAECEKECNNLVDTQFSSGTTNTLGHTACPLICHSFQELVHHYDITPQTAVAPATGTSAKRSFGSTFMNSILNVFHADEIKTIVTDLYHSMGSDEREAECEKECNNLVDTQFSSGTTNTLGHTACPLICHSFQELVHHYDITPQTAVAPATGTNVRRSLGSSLLTSILNVFHADEIKTIVTDLYHSMGTDEREAECERECSNLIETQFHAGSLNTIGHTSCPLICHSFQELVHHFDIAPTSANPAPATSTNKRALNPLVSAVLNIFHVDEIKTIVTDLYHSMGSDEREAECEKECNNLVDTQFSSGTTNTLGHTACPLVCHSFQELVSHFDIASQTAPVSGTSQA